In the genome of Microcoleus vaginatus PCC 9802, the window CTGACTGCAATTTATGACCTAGACAAAAACTTCTCAAAGCTGTTAGCACTGTAGTATATAGCTTTGATGTCGTTAATTCAGTTTTAGTTTTATAGTCATTAATATCGTAATTGATAATAATACTTTTTTCGGGGACTTGGCCGGGTTGACCGGTGCGTAAAATAATTCGCACTAACTGATTCCCTAACACTTGGCGGACATATTTCACAAACTCTAAGCCAGCATCATCCGTTTCCATGATTACATCAAGCAGGATGATAGCCACATCAGGATGTTCTTGAATTAACTCTTTAGCTTCCTTAGCAGAATAAGCATTAATAAATTTTAAAGATTTATTTTCATAAACAAACTTTCTTAAGGCAATATCGGTAGCTGTGTGAACTTGAGCCTCATCATCTACAATCAAAATTTTCCAGCTCTCGGTCGGAGAATCTTCTGATACTTCATCGGCAAAAAATAACTCTTCATCTGAGTTAACTTCATCGGCAAATAACACTTCTTCAGATGATTTTTCCTTTGAAAAGCCGTAAATATTCTTGTCCATTGCTGCTCACCTTTCTGTGTTACTGATGTTTGGATTTAGGAAACTAGGGTTGTGAATCGATTTGGAGGGGTAGCTTAATAATAAATTTGGTGCCTACTCCGAGCTCACTTTTACATTCTATTTCACCCAGAAGTTTTTGGGTAACTAAATTGTAGACAATATGCAATCCCAACCCGCTACCACCCTGACCGCGTTTAGTAGTAAAGAATGGCTCGAAAATTTTACTTAAATTTTCAGGGGGAATGCCTTGACCATCATCGGAATATTCAAATCTAACTCGATTGCCCTCTTGCTGACAATCAAAAGCCAGCTTTCCAGTAGCGCCCGGTTCGTAAGCGTGAATCAGAGAGTTCATCAGTAAATTTGTGACAACTTGGGATAAAGCACCTGGATAAGAATCTATGGCAATCTTGGTGTCTCCTTTAATTTCGATCGAATGTTTGCTATTTCTCAATTTTGGTTTTAATTGGATTAAAATTTCATCCAGATAATTTCTGACGCCGAAAGTTCGTCGTTCTTCGCTAGAGCGATCGACTGCCACTTCTTTAAAGCTCCGAATCAACGCTGCTGCCTGATTTAGATTAGTTAGAAGAGAGTTGCTGCTAGTGGTGGCTATCTCTAAAAATTCTTCGAGTTCCGAGCGTTTCATTTTGCCACTGTTATAAGTAGAAGCAAATTCTGTAGTATGTTCTGCTAAAGCTGACGCAACGGTGACACCAACGCCGATGGGAGTATTAATTTCGTGGGCGACGCCTGCAACTAATCCTCCCAGCGATGCCATTTTTTCTGCTTCCACTAGCTTACTTTGAGTAGCTTTTAAGTTATCTAAGGCGTTAGATAATTCGTGGGTGCGATCGCTGACTAATTGCTCTAAGTTTTGATTGAACTCCTGCAAGTTATTGTAGAGTTGGGCATTTTCAATGGAAATGGCTATTTGGGCCGATAACAATTTTAACAGTTCTAGTCTATCTGTAGTGAAAGCTCCTTCTGTGAGGTTATTTTCTAGGTAAAGAATGCCTGTCAGTTTGCAGGAGTGCAGCAGAGGTGTGCAGAGAATCGATTTGGGTTGAGTGGCTGCTATATAAGGATCGCGGGTAAATTGTCCCTCTTGGGTGGCGTTATTTAAAACTACGTTTTCCTGGGTGCGGATGACGTAGTGGGCGATCGCACTTGCGAGTTTTGGCGTTTCCCCAGAAGCTGCTTCTGCATTGAGGGGATGCGAGCGCAGCACGCTAATTTCATCCTCGTTCACGGAACCTTCAGCCTCGATGGCCCAGTTTCCTGCTTTTTCTAAAATTAAAAATCCTTTTTGGGCGCCTGCATTTTCGATGGCAATTTTCATCAATCTTTCTAGTAGCTTACTCAAAACTATTTCACCTGAAATTGCTTGGGAAGCTTTCATTACTGTGGCTAAATCTAGCGTTTCTCCCAAATTAGTGCTAGTGGTAGTAGGCGTGGTAGTTGTTTTTCGGTTAGCTTTTGTTTGAGTTGTTGTCTTGGCTGATGTTCGAGTTAGTAATTGGGGGTATTTTTCTTCTAAATGCTCGACTTTAGCTACAGCACCCCAAACTTGGTAGCTATAATGAGCGTTTTGCATATAAACTTGGGCGATCGTTTCTTTACCCCATGACAGGTAGAATTTGGCAGCAAGTTCGTGAGCAAGTGCTTCCTCGTTGATATACTCGTTTTCTTTGGCAAGGGCAATAGCCTTGTCGTACATCTCAATCGCTTCTATTTTTTCGTCTAAAACCCGATGCCGTTCTGCCTCTACTAGATAGAATTTGTGCAGATAATTCATTGGAGCATGATGCGCCCAGTTCTGCATTTTTTCTTGATTAGCTTTTACTCTGTCAAGAATACCCTCTTGCTCTGACTGTGGAGTATCATAATACACCGCGAACCTTACTAAAGAATCGTAAAAATGGAAGACAGGAACAACGGGCATTCCTACCATTGCATCTAAATACTTCTCTATTCTAGCAGTATTCTCAATTGCTTCCGAGTAATTTTCCAACCAATAACAAAGTAAAATTTTATTCAAATATATGTATGCAACTCCCACTTTGTCGTTTGCTTGCTCGTACAATGGCAACTTCAGATCCTCATCGCAGGCTTCACCCTTTAGAAGGAAGGGATTTTCACTTTTTCCCAGCAAGTTTAAGGTAGTCTGCCAATAGGTTTCTATATAATTAAGCGCTGTTTTTTGCTTGATTTTATGAGCAGCATCTCTGTAAGTTCCCATCTCTTTTTCAAGGACAGTCAGTTCTTTGCCGCTAAAGTAAGCGAAATAGGAGTACACCATTAAACCATAGCCTGCATATTCTAAATCTCCCGTCTCCAGTCCGCTAGAGTAAACTGATACTAAAGGCTCTAAGGTTTCTCTCAGATTCTCTTTGCAATGTCGGATAAATAGATTTACTATGAAGGCTGTCTTGGCTTTGATTTCTTGAGCATTTAACTTGGAGACTAGACTTAAAGCTAATTGACCGAACTGATAACCTGAGTCAATATCTCCTAAAACTCCACAAAGAAGAAAACCATAATTGGCATAGGCAAAGGGAGAAACGGAAGCATTGCCATATTGGACGGATAAATCTACTTGTTTGCATACCGTCAAGGGCAACAGTGCAGGAGCAACAATGTATGCAGGAGCAAAGATACTTGATAAAAGTTTCATGGCTGCTAGTTTATACGGATCGCTCATTTGAGGCAAGTCAATTAAATCCTCAATTCGCTTCCCGTTCAAAATTGTCGCAGTTTCCCCTACTGCCTGCCCAATATCTGACGGGTTCGGCTCTTGGGGAAACTCCACCCCTAACAGCTTTAAAACTTGTAGCGCTGTATTAACGGCTTCTAGCACCCTGTTCTGTCCCACGTAAGCTTGAATCTGGACTTCATACACTTTTACTGTGTCCAGTAGCGTTTTAGCGCAGTTTTGCACCCTCTCAACAAATCTCAGCATTACTTCAAAATCACCGCTCAAAAAAGCTGTCTCTGCTGCTTCCTCATGCAGCGCTAATGTTAATTTATACTGATAAGTCCAGCTATCTTCTACTAACAGTCCCAACCCTGCTTGCAAATATTTAAGCGCAGACTCATGGGCTGTAGCTGCTTTGGCTTTTTGACCGGCAATTAAATTGAGTTTAGCAATTTCAGTTCGTTCGGATTGATCGGCCACCCCTTCAATTCCTAGATTCAAATGATCGACGATCGCAAATATGTCTTCCGTTCGCTTCTCTGTCGAGGTATTTTGCCAAAGCAGGCGACCGATTTGTAAGTGAACTGTTTTTTTAGAACTTTCCTCAATCAGAGCATAGGCTGCTTGTTGCACGCGATCGTGCAAAAACTTGTAAGTAGTAATGATTAGATGAGACTGAATAATTTCTTCTTCTGTCGTGCCTAATTCAGAAGTGGCTAAAATTAACCCATCTTGGATCGCGGACACTAGCTCTTTAAAAGTTTCGGCGGTAGATTTTTCATTAACAATTGACAGAGTGTTTAAGTCAAAACTATTGCCCACACAAGCGGCTAACCGTAAAATCTGTTGAGTTGAGCCTGGCATCTTTCTCAATTTCCCGACCATCAACTCAACCACGTTATCGGTAATACCTACTGCTTCGATTTCTGAAATTTTCCAATCCCAGCTTCTTTGCTGAAAATGGAAATTTAGTAGTTTTTCTTCATAGAGACTTCTGAGAAACTGATTGACAAAAAAAGGATTGCCTTGAGTTTTTCCAACGACTAACTCAGCTAGGGGTATGACCGCTCCTCTATCTCTACGCACAGTATCAGCAATCAAATTAGCGATATGTTCGATATCTAAGGGAGTTAAGGTAATTTGGTTAATAGTAACATCTTGCTTTTGCAACCCATCCAGCGTCATTATCAGAGGATGCGTGGGGCTCACTTCGTTATCTCGATAAGCTCCAAGTAGAAATAAATATTTCGTTTCCTCATCTGCCATCATTACTTGCAGCAGTTTCAAAGTAGCGGAGTCAGCCCATTGCAAATCGTCTAGAAAAATGACTAAGGGATGCTCGACACAACAAAACACCCGGATAAATTTTTGAAATACTAAATTAAAACGATTTTGCGCTTCCGTAGCACCTAACTCTTGGACGGGTGGCTGTTTGCCAACAATGAGTTCTACGTCGGGAATGACATCTATAATGATTTGACCGTTATCACCAAACGCCGCTAAAAGTTTTTCTTTCCAAGTGGTGAGTTGCGTTTCGCTCTCAGTTAATAGTTGCTTGACTAATGACCCAAAAGCTTTGACAACACCCGCATAAGGAACATTGCGTTGAAATTGATCGAATTTTCCGGCAATAAAATAACCGTTTGCCTTTGTAATAGGTTTATAAACTTCTTGCACTAAGGCGGATTTGCCAATGCCAGAGTAACCCGACACTAACATAATTTCTGTTGGGCCCTTGCTGACGCGCTGGAAGGCTGCTAATAAGGTTTCTATTTCGCGTTCTCTACCATAAAGTTTTTGGGGAATTTGAAACTTATCTGTAATATCTTTTTGGGCGATCGCAAAATCTACAATCGTTCCTTTAGCCTGTAGTTGTTCCAGGCATTCTTCTAAATCTACGATGATTCCCCAAGCACTTTGGTATCTTTTTTCAGCAGTTTTTTCTAACAGCTTCATTACTATATCAGAAACGGCTTTAGGAATTTCTATTTCTGCCTTGATTTCATGGGGCGGTACTGCTTGTTTAGCAATATGCCAATGGACTAATTCCATTGCATCGTTATAATCGCATGGCAGTTGCCCCGTTAGCAGTTCGTAAAAAGTGACTCCTAATGAGTAAAAGTCCGTGCGGTAGTCGATCGCTCGGTTCATTCTGCCTGTTTGTTCCGGCGATATATAGCTCAGAGTGCCTTCTAAAACATTAGGATTTTTTAGGGTAGGATTCTCACGATTTAAAACAGTAGAAATGCCAAAATCTATGATTTGAACTAGGCCTGTTGTCGAGTTAATAATAATATTGCTCGGGTTGATATCTTTATGAATAATATTATGTTGATGAAGGTCGCCTAAAGCTCGGGTTATTTTAATACCGGTTGCCAAAAACTCTTCTAAGGTAAGTTTGTGAGAAGCCA includes:
- a CDS encoding GAF domain-containing protein, which translates into the protein MINLAGYEITNQIHESNNSLVYRGLRKQDNQRVILKFLKQDYPMPASLVRYKQEYEITRNLNLESVPKTYSLERYQNSLVIIFEDSGGKSFNLWLASHKLTLEEFLATGIKITRALGDLHQHNIIHKDINPSNIIINSTTGLVQIIDFGISTVLNRENPTLKNPNVLEGTLSYISPEQTGRMNRAIDYRTDFYSLGVTFYELLTGQLPCDYNDAMELVHWHIAKQAVPPHEIKAEIEIPKAVSDIVMKLLEKTAEKRYQSAWGIIVDLEECLEQLQAKGTIVDFAIAQKDITDKFQIPQKLYGREREIETLLAAFQRVSKGPTEIMLVSGYSGIGKSALVQEVYKPITKANGYFIAGKFDQFQRNVPYAGVVKAFGSLVKQLLTESETQLTTWKEKLLAAFGDNGQIIIDVIPDVELIVGKQPPVQELGATEAQNRFNLVFQKFIRVFCCVEHPLVIFLDDLQWADSATLKLLQVMMADEETKYLFLLGAYRDNEVSPTHPLIMTLDGLQKQDVTINQITLTPLDIEHIANLIADTVRRDRGAVIPLAELVVGKTQGNPFFVNQFLRSLYEEKLLNFHFQQRSWDWKISEIEAVGITDNVVELMVGKLRKMPGSTQQILRLAACVGNSFDLNTLSIVNEKSTAETFKELVSAIQDGLILATSELGTTEEEIIQSHLIITTYKFLHDRVQQAAYALIEESSKKTVHLQIGRLLWQNTSTEKRTEDIFAIVDHLNLGIEGVADQSERTEIAKLNLIAGQKAKAATAHESALKYLQAGLGLLVEDSWTYQYKLTLALHEEAAETAFLSGDFEVMLRFVERVQNCAKTLLDTVKVYEVQIQAYVGQNRVLEAVNTALQVLKLLGVEFPQEPNPSDIGQAVGETATILNGKRIEDLIDLPQMSDPYKLAAMKLLSSIFAPAYIVAPALLPLTVCKQVDLSVQYGNASVSPFAYANYGFLLCGVLGDIDSGYQFGQLALSLVSKLNAQEIKAKTAFIVNLFIRHCKENLRETLEPLVSVYSSGLETGDLEYAGYGLMVYSYFAYFSGKELTVLEKEMGTYRDAAHKIKQKTALNYIETYWQTTLNLLGKSENPFLLKGEACDEDLKLPLYEQANDKVGVAYIYLNKILLCYWLENYSEAIENTARIEKYLDAMVGMPVVPVFHFYDSLVRFAVYYDTPQSEQEGILDRVKANQEKMQNWAHHAPMNYLHKFYLVEAERHRVLDEKIEAIEMYDKAIALAKENEYINEEALAHELAAKFYLSWGKETIAQVYMQNAHYSYQVWGAVAKVEHLEEKYPQLLTRTSAKTTTQTKANRKTTTTPTTTSTNLGETLDLATVMKASQAISGEIVLSKLLERLMKIAIENAGAQKGFLILEKAGNWAIEAEGSVNEDEISVLRSHPLNAEAASGETPKLASAIAHYVIRTQENVVLNNATQEGQFTRDPYIAATQPKSILCTPLLHSCKLTGILYLENNLTEGAFTTDRLELLKLLSAQIAISIENAQLYNNLQEFNQNLEQLVSDRTHELSNALDNLKATQSKLVEAEKMASLGGLVAGVAHEINTPIGVGVTVASALAEHTTEFASTYNSGKMKRSELEEFLEIATTSSNSLLTNLNQAAALIRSFKEVAVDRSSEERRTFGVRNYLDEILIQLKPKLRNSKHSIEIKGDTKIAIDSYPGALSQVVTNLLMNSLIHAYEPGATGKLAFDCQQEGNRVRFEYSDDGQGIPPENLSKIFEPFFTTKRGQGGSGLGLHIVYNLVTQKLLGEIECKSELGVGTKFIIKLPLQIDSQP